A region from the Canis lupus familiaris isolate Mischka breed German Shepherd unplaced genomic scaffold, alternate assembly UU_Cfam_GSD_1.0 chrUn_S1783H1980, whole genome shotgun sequence genome encodes:
- the LOC119878654 gene encoding ubiquitin carboxyl-terminal hydrolase 17-like protein 6 — MEAAHLHPSEEPQFSASPKPQSYWSRRGGAEVHGGPTVPERTSPASKTLSSPTDPLAPASAGLPPTKTPLSWKSLSQVGAGLQNMGNTCYVNATLQCLTYTEPLASYMLSQQHGTTCRRQTSCMLCTLQAHLTRVLCHPGRVLRPLPLLLAAFHRHKQEDAHEYLMFILDAMQQACLPEDKLSDPECPQDSTLIQQLFGGYWRSQIQCLHCQGISSTLEPYLDISLDIGDAHSVIQALEQLVKPELLEGENAYHCRKCLEKVPASKVLTLHTSPKVLILVLRRFSDLTGNKMTKEVQYPERLDMQHYLSEQRAGPLVYVLYAVLVHAGRSCHSGHYFCFVKAGNGQWYKMDDAKVSACDVTCALRQPAYVLFYMQKTDLERELGRESVKEGGLASPEADPTVVGEASGEPATDPSVNLPELEERGEETSRQQMTLDQWRCLQECNRPKPELNVRRIEIALPANAGILHHSKYRPEMPKNHPQQTVDLLTTAAGMLPPQVAGDVAKVPRVPGRARPTKRTSKKGQSSGEAVQGCVS, encoded by the coding sequence ATGGAggctgcccacctccacccctcagaGGAGCCTCAGTTCAGCGCCTCTCCCAAACCCCAGTCATACTGGTCAAGGAGAGGCGGTGCTGAAGTCCACGGAGGACCCACTGTGCCCGAGAGGACATCTCCTGCATCAAAGACGCTCTCCTCCCCGACTGACCCGTTGGCTCCCGCATCAGCAGGGCTGCCTCCCACCAAGACGCCTCTGAGTTGGAAGAGCCTTTCCCAGGTGGGAGCCGGGCTTCAGAACATGGGCAACACTTGCTATGTGAATGCGACCCTACAGTGTCTGACCTACACAGAGCCCCTCGCCAGCTACATGCTGTCCCAGCAGCACGGGACCACCTGTAGGAGGCAGACATCCTGCATGCTGTGTACCCTGCAGGCTCACCTGACGCGGGTTCTCTGCCATCCTGGACGTGTGCTCCGGCCCCTGCCACTCCTGCTCGCCGCCTTCCACAGACACAAGCAGGAAGATGCCCATGAGTATCTCATGTTCATTCTGGATGCAATGCAGCAAGCGTGCTTGCCTGAGGACAAGCTCTCAGACCCTGAGTGTCCTCAGGACAGCACCCTCATCCAGCAACTCTTTGGGGGGTACTGGAGGTCTCAAATCCAGTGTCTCCACTGCCAAGGCATTTCGAGCACTCTGGAACCTTACCTGGACATCAGCCTGGACATCGGGGATGCTCACAGCGTCATCCAAGCTTTGGAGCAGTTGGTGAAGCCCGAACTGCTGGAAGGTGAAAATGCCTACCATTGTCGTAAGTGTCTGGAGAAGGTGCCTGCGTCCAAGGTGTTGACTTTGCACACTTCCCCGAAGGTCCTCATCCTGGTCTTGAGACGATTCTCAGACTTGACAGGCAACAAAATGACTAAGGAGGTGCAATATCCTGAGCGCCTTGACATGCAACACTACCTgtctgagcagagggcaggaccCTTGGTTTATGTGCTCTATGCCGTGCTGGTGCACGCTGGGAGGAGTTGCCACAGCGGACATTACTTCTGTTTCGTAAAGGCAGGAAATGGCCAGTGGTATAAAATGGATGATGCTAAGGTCAGCGCCTGTGATGTGACTTGCGCGCTGCGCCAACCTGCCTATGTCCTCTTTTATATGCAGAAGACTGATCTGGAGAGAGAACTTGGGAGGGAGTCAGTCAAAGAGGGAGGACTCGCATCTCCCGAGGCAGACCCCACAGTGGTGGGTGAGGCCTCAGGAGAGCCGGCAACGGATCCCTCCGTGAACCTTCCTGAGTTGGAGGAGCGTGGGGAAGAGACCTCAAGGCAACAAATGACATTAGACCAGTGGAGATGCCTCCAAGAATGCAACCGCCCTAAGCCTGAACTTAATGTCAGGAGAATAGAAATTGCTCTTCCTGCGAACGCAGGCATCCTTCACCACTCCAAATACAGACCTGAGATGCCGAAGAATCATCCTCAGCAGACCGTCGACCTGCTCACCACTGCGGCTGGGATGCTCCCACCTCAGGTGGCCGGGGACGTGGCCAAAGTCCCGCGTGTGCCAGGGAGAGCCCGACCTACCAAGAGGACGAGCAAGAAGGGACAGAGTTCTGGGGAAGCAGTCCAGGGATGTGTCTCCTAA